AGTTCGTTAATAATTTATTGGGCCGATCTTGACTAGATTTCAGTTCCTGCTAGTTTAACCAATAAAGCTGCTTGACTGCAATTTGTAGTCAGGTTTTGGGCTGACATGAGCTTGTAgttgcaaagaaaataaaataatgtggAATGAAAAAATTCGTAGAGAAGGGCTTGACCAGCCAAAATCAATGATAAAATACAGGACTGGGAACCCTGGATCGGGTGTCAGTGGGaagattttttcaaaacattgggCCGATTTTGGTTCCTTAATAATCTCTTGGCTTTTTGCAGTCAAGGCAAACATTTGTTTAGTTCGTTAATAATTTATTGGGCCGATTTTGGTTCCTTAATAATTCTCTTGGCTTTTTGCAGTCAAGGCTTCAAGCAAAGCAAGTTGCCGGGGGTGACAAAAGGCATCATTATAAAGGttgaattttgatatttatattttcttatttcaagAATTGTGAAAAGCTTAACTGCATCTTTGGTAGGTCCTTAAAAAGATGATATAATAGCATGACCTTAAATACATTTTAACACATAAGGGCGGGTAGCTCTGGATTGAATGAACTTTGCCTTGGAATATCTGCTCGAAATTTGCCCTTCAGATATAATTTTCACAAAACCATATAGATTGTTATGTTCAAAATCCAAACTTAAGCAAACTTGCAGTTTTAAAGCGACGACCATTTCTCCGGATCTTAATTTAGCTGGTGCCGTGGATGCCctgatttgttttcttttatgccCCATTCTTTTCCCTTCATTCTTCtctgtgactttttttttcctttataatcccattcatgtttcaatttttttgtttcccttCCTCAAAATTTAGGCACGTGTGATGCGATTGGGAAGATGATTCACTATGAAGGTTTTGCTGGCTTTTACAAAGGGATGAACACAAAAATTGTGCAAAGTGTTCTTGCAGCAGCTGTTTTATTCATGGTTAAGGAAGAACTTGTGAGAGGGGTTCGATTGTTGTTGTCTAAGAAGGTCACTAATACAGTTAGATAGTCTGATAGAAGATTGCGTTATATGTAGAACAAACAACCCAAGCTCAACATTGCTTGAAATTTCTATGctcatttaaaatcataagCCCCCTATGCTGGCAGGCTTTACATCCCAAAATAATAGGATACTAGGATGATTTTCTTGGGAATAATGTGATTTTTTAGACGCCCctgttattttgatgaaatgtATTTGACGATGGTAATTACAGGGTGTAATGATCGCCTTCAGTTTGTTGCGCACTGATCCTTTTTTGTTGCATTACAAATGTTGTAGGTTGAAATGAAGACTAGGGTCTGGTGTACATTTTAAAACTAACCAAGCCCAAAGTGCCCGATCTAGATGTCCTTGTTTTGCTGGTGGGGATGAGTAGTTTTTTCTGCTTTTGAAcatatagaaaataatgatgtaAAGATGATGTGCAAAATATGTTTGTACTGGTACATGGTATGTTTTcgaaaaattaggaaaattaaGGGTTTGTCATTAAGGCCAAATGGagtagaatgaaagaaaaaataaaggaaaataaaaaatagatttaaatttaataaattatttttgcttatatttttaattcattttacttattttcctctattatataatgattaaataaattaaaattatataagtcttctttttttttttgagtacTTTTCGGAATCAAACATGACTTAATTGTTCTCAAAGATTCAAAAGTACgtttgataattagaaaatggaaaatatgttttttttgtttcaaacatgttttctatgtttttaaatgttttttaaaaataaattttatatatagtgtattatttttaattattcttcacATTTGTtacactattttaaaaatagttttcaaaaaactagtgaaaacaattgaaaaaaaaaaaactctttcttataaaattgttttctataaaaactatcaaatggtattttcaaatttggaaaatagttttttatttgtaaaagaataaaattgctttttaaaaatggtttccAAATATGCTCAAagatattaatttgatattcaCCTAACTCTCATATGAGGTTATTGGAATAAGGCCAAAATACAAAGAATGGGATTAAGCacaaataatgaaatcaaagtttaaataaatgaaattaaggtGTAGATTAATAAGAGTAAGTGAGTGTttggtaaattaacttaataacgattcaataatttaatttaaaaaatttaataatttaatttaaattattaaataaattaagtatgtttggtaaaataactttaatggtatgacttagagtgcgtttgagaatgattctaaaaaacgtttttaatatttttaatattttaataataaaaatttttaaatattaaaaatacttcctaaaatcactaccaaatgagCTCTTAaagtaaaaactaattttaaataataagtaaaaataattaacttattcttaaattcacatctttattttacttttttaccatAATTTGCTCAAATTATCTCAACGATATCTTTTATTACTCCACATCCTCCATTGTTACTTGATTGACCtcatttatcataattataatttataatgataactatatcaatttgattatttagaataaattttaacttaaatttatcgaacaactttaatacttaaaataagaatcaAATAGTAAGTTTTATGtgaataacttaaatataatttaacttaaaatgaaCTTAAATCGTGATAAGTATTAAATTGTgccaaacaaaaataatattaatgagaggcgaaaatattataagaacttttttttttgaaaaaatatattgtcaCAAAACGCCCTTTCGAGTTTGTGGGGCCTGAGACCAAGACCGTGCCTCTCCAAAACGACACCGTTTGTCCTTGGACGAGACTGGAGTCTAGACCTCCCATTGACCTTATCCTCTGTTTCGCGAGAGTAGGGAGCACGGTACACTCACCACCTCAGTGAGCCTGAGCCCTCGCGCCCGATAGAAAGTGGTTCGATGATAAAAGGCCCACGAGAGCCGGCGCTTCATTGACCCTTACGCAAGTTGCTGAGCTTCTTCACGACGTTCAGACAACGCCcggaaaaagagaagaaaggagaCATGGCCAGCAACAACAATAACTCCTCcaacaaaaaccctaaaaaggcCAATCTCTTAGATCACCACTCCATCAAACACATCCTTGACGAGTACGTCTCCGAGGTAAAACGAAACCTTAACCCTAGTAATTCCCCGAACTGAACCTGAGTTTTCAATCTCATAGGGGAATATCGATCCActgtttgattttgagttttcttgtattttcttttcgCGTTTTCGCAGTAAACATAAGTTTAGTTGTATCTGTCTTGATCTATGTggtttattgttgttttttttttcttttgggtttctTTTTCTGCTGTAGATCGTGACGAGTCGTGGATATGTGGAAGATGTGAGGATGAGCAATGTGAGGTTGTTGATGGGGTCGATCATCATTATCATTGCACTCGTGGCACAATTTTACCCGAAGAAGTTTCCTGAGAATCGAGATTTTCTGATTGTTTGCATCTTATTGTATATCCTTTTTGCTGCGtggtttgtttgattttgattttcttttgctgCTCAAGGTCTATTTAGTTTGTGAGAAAAGGTAGGAGAAGGACAGAGACCAGTAACTTGGCTTTTGGtaaatgaattgaaattttggttgGATGTTATATGAATGTTTggtttaggctatgtttggttccggatAATCTGAGGGAAAATACGGGGAAAGAAACTAGGAAGGAAAAGTGGGAGAaacaaaaagtgaaagaaaataaaaaatagatttaaaattaataaattattttatatggttttCCAAACTCATTTCTCTTACATAAAGattgaagaattttcaaatGTATAAAtctttaactaattttaattatatttgattttttttctgtagtaaaaccaaacatgaaaaaattattttctttggcattttcttttcctttttaacttttcaggaaccaaacatagcctcaGTGTTTGGAAACTAGATTCTGGAAATGATATCCCAAAACATCTTTCTGGGAAAATATCAGTTTGCAGGTGTGCGGATTCTGCTGTATCATAGCTTACTAATTTACATGACAACAAATGCTGCCTCATCCAACTGCATGGACATAATGTGTTCCTGATGTTGCTTTCCATAGAACTACTATAGTTTATTGTTCTCTCTTTTGGGTGTGTCATGGGTGCTCCCTTCCTCGGTTACAGAGGCTTTGTTAGGATGATGTGGGTTTTTCGTGAGTAAGAAAAGGAAATAGGCGTGGCGGGCTGctcctttatgccttttttggactgtttggaaggaaaaaaaatagtaggaCATTTGACAATGAGGGACAATTGATTCAAGGGTTGAAATTCTTCTTCATTTGTAATATTTGGGCCTGGTGCAAGTTGTACATAGTTTATAGTCCTCTTTCCTTTGTAGACTTTGTAGAGTGGTTGGGTTCGGGCTAAGGGGGTTGTTGATGGTGTTCGTCTTTGTTTTTGTGTTGTCTTGAGATGTTTCTTTGTATACATCCAACGGACTTTGGAATGCCTTTTTTGGCCctactttttataaaatgtgTCTGATTATCTATCAAAATATGTTTGATCTTTGACGCTGGCAAGTATATCCTCTTCAATGGGCTGTTGCAGTTGATCATATACACAAAGGAAAAGAATGCAATCCTGTTTACCCATCCTCCTGAAGTaagttccttttattttttatttttgtaatttttccctttttcctttttccttctctatttCAAGTGGAAAGTTTGGTTGTGGCTGTCTTGTTGCTACAGAATGTATTCATGATTCACATTATGGATTTGATGTCTTGGCAAATAAGAAACTTTGGAGTGATATTATCAGCTTagatatcttattttattttttaaaattaaatatagcatgtttaaggattttttttaattctaaatgccTGAATGAATTGAAGGCAAAAAGCTATGAAATTGGTCCCAGACATTGGGATGGGAGATTTTAGTATCCCTCGGCTGATGGATCCTATCTATGCATTTCTTGAAAAGTGGGCCATTCATGTTGTTGGACAACTTgtgttttggttgttttgttgtaAAATATGTTTCTTTGCTGATTCATACCCATGAGTTTCTATAATGTATCTGTAGATGCAATTTTAGGGAGTTTGGAGACAGAAGTTTTCGGAAGTGATTGAGGGGAGGAGAGGAAAATGGGACACATGAGTGTGCTATGTACATtaaattctttcttattttgtttttatttattttggttggggggagggggggttgGGGTTGTGCAGCGGTGGTGGAGAATTGTGAAACACAGAAAGAGAGACACtaggaagaaaataagaagaggTGAGACCCATCATCTTTGGGTCTCTAAAAACTTTTCAGTAACCCAGATATTAGAATTTGGTCTTTCTGATGCCTGGAGCTGATagatacatttgtaacaagttGAGATGTCACACTGACTTGaacttttctctttttggattgttttttgTACTGCTGAATCTAGCAACAATCTTGTGACAGCCAATGTGTATAACTGGGAACTTCTTGGGCAGTTCCATGCTCCATTCTTTTCAAATTCCTATTGAagatcttatttttattttgtttggtgaCTTAACTTGGTGGCTTATTTGTTTCTTCTTGACTCTCATCCCATACCTTGTCTTTTCAAATTCAACCCTTCTACATACCAAAAGAAAGGAAGGTAAAATGCCACTCTTTGAGCTAAATAGGGGTGGAACAAATGAAAGGGAAATCCTTGAAACCCTGTCTTTTCTTATGCATTTGGCTTTGGTTATGGGGATTGCATCTCACTTCTCTTTGATCTTTCATAGGGACAAATGTGGAAAGATTACAAAAGAAGCATTTTTCCCACTGTGCTTATTTCCCTCCAAAACACTTTTTTTGCCTTTGTCTTACCTTAACAAGTAAAGTTCACCCCAACAGGGGTGAGGAATTTAGCTCTTGATTCAATTGTTTTCCAGTGGCTTGAGCCTGATACGTAAGCCATTATTTTATGCATTCTTTTTGTTACACTTTTCCTGAATTCTAGTAATCTGTAGGATGGGAAAACTTTAATAGGCATGGGTGTGTAGCCCTCCTTTGTGCTCTTATGAATCCAACCACATGAATTGACAGCTTTCATTTTGGAAGGAACCTTTAGTATGTGTTATGAAATTGGGTTGGAATGTGTTATCTGTTCCTTGGAAATATACCGTTTTAGCACAGTAAATATTGTGATAGATCTTTAATATCTCAATCCCCTGGGTCTGCCAAATCTAGTCCAAATTATTCATTGGAGGAACAACCAATGTTAGAGTCCGTTTGGTAGTGCTTTTAGAAAGCAATTCTagcataaaaagtgtttttgaagaaaaatcaaatgttcgatagaatttaaaaaacacttttaaaaaagttcaaaaatcacttttaatgCTTCACCAGATGATCCACCATAAAACATTTTTGGAGAAAACATttctactaaaaacactttaactTCGTCAAGCCCACTCTTAAAACTTGTTTGGctgtgattttagaaaacggtTCTagctttctaatacttgaaaataacttttttgataaaaattttcaagtgctAACAAGGTTAGAAgtgctttctaaaattactaccaaatactcttagagtgcgtttgacGGTGATTATGAGAAGTATTTTTAGCCCTgctaacacttgaaattttttatttttcaagtattaaaaatactagaaacacTTCTCAAAGTTACTGTCAAACGGACTCTTAATCTGTCTCATTCCCACATATTTTGGACCCAGCTCATTGCTTCTTATTTCATTCTGTTAGTCCACATTTGGAGCTCCATTTCATTGCTTTttctaaatacatttttttcctGGCTTTTCCATctctagaaggaaaaaaaattgctttctcCATTTGTTCTTTCCTAGGAAAAGGCTCAGTGATGCTCCTTCATGAGTAATTGTTTCGTAGATATGACACCTAAATTGTCTTGCTTATGAATGCCTGTAAGCAGGAACTTCAGACATTCTATTTTGTGCGGTCTGACATGTTGAACTTGTTGTAGTACTAGAGACATTGGTTCACGTTTCCATTATCTTAGCTGACTGTCAACTTTTCTTATGCATGTGGATACTGATCAACCGTCAGAAACTTCAGATTACGGAGTTCTCTTAGCTGTAATTCATTTGTGCAGGGGTTCTTTAACAGCACAGGTTTGGTGGTCTCTTCCAAGCTGCCAAGATTCTCTGATTTGTACACACTTTCCATAGCAAGTGCAGACCCAAAATCAAAGGCTGCAAAGGACCCAGTAGAGTTTACTAAAAGCGTCACCCAGTGGTCTCTTTCTCTTGCCCTCCCTATCCCTGTGTCTCATACTCATACGCATATTGTACTTCATATTATTATTGCTTAAGTAATTCTTTGTGCAGCAATTTTGTACCCGTTTACATTCTCTATTGTAAATAATTTTGCAGGTTCACCACAGACGGAATTTTGGTGGAGGGCCTGTTCTGGAAAGACGTTGAAGGACTAATAAATGACTATGCAAGAGAACCTAAAAAGAACAAGTGAAGCAAGCATCAAACATTGTTTAATAGGAGATTGGTCTTATTGGAAAATTCTCCAGTAATATTTTGACTGAGCCTAGATGTGTTATTTCAGCTAATTATGTTGCTTgcatttacaaaattttgaaccaACCCAATGGAATTGATATCGAGTCAAACTTGAGAAGACAATTTACACCATAAGTTGGCTAATGAGAATCTGGGAGCTTTTGGCATTTCTTGATTTGCCCATTATGATTCTTAGATTCTCTTGACTGCCTGATGCCGGGTTTGATGTATAGGTTAAATGGTAGCAAATCATGTTGTTGCTTATAATTTTCCAAGttctatatttcttttatcTGCTCTGCATCCGTTGACAGGGGGGGAATAGCTGCGCTGCCTGTCTGTTTAGTATTGTTACGGCAGGTGAGATGCATTTCTTTTGGGTGTTTGGTTAGGCATCTTTGTTCATTTTCAACTGCTTTGCATCTGCGAACACACATGATGACCTGTTGGCTGTCTTTTGAGAGGTATTATGATCTTATTCTGCATCTTCTTTGGGTGATAGTTCTAGCTAATCAATAGTGAATTCTTGTTGGAACTGCCAAGATTATAGACAATGTGATAATGTTCAGCCTGAAATATCCAGCTCAAACAAACATGTAAAGACTTCGAAAGACTGAATGAGGAGAGATTATGCGGTTTTTCAAGAAATTCATGTAAGTTGCTCTCATGGTATGTGAAGGgataatggaaatgaaatcGATTCAGGTTTCAAGTTCAATTGCGAAACTGACTTACTCCTCTGATAACCATTTTAGTCAATTGTTCATAGCACATGCATTTTTTATGCTTACATAATCTGAGCTAACCATAGTAGCGTGCATTTTTTAGGTGATTGGGAAATATTAATCATATCAAATAGGTACCAAGCCATTCCGAGTAGCGTTACTGAGGTGTTTGGCATTGAAAATCATGCATATCAAGAATTTTGGTAGTCTTGTAAAAGGAAAATGCACTGTAATTGTTTGAAGCTATAGCCTATGATAGGTTCGATATTGATGCTATTGCCTATGTTAGGTTTGATATTGACTACAATGATGTGCTTGTGACAATGAATATAAAGCAATTCAATCTAGGCTTActgggttgaagaaaatgatcTCAATCTAGAGTTACTCAAGCCCGATCATCGGATAGGATGACAACTATGTTGGAGTCATTTAATGCTTGGTTACAAGATGAATGTCGAAACAAAACTTCATAATTAAACATACAAACAAGCTTGTTAGGTTGTTTTATAGGAACAAAGGTGAAGCATTGAAGTGGAAAGGAGTTATTGGAccaaaaatggaagaaaaactaGTGATAGATATTGCTCAGTGTAAGACATTTCTACTTTGTATTTATATGTCAATTGTTTTGAAGGCATGCGTTAGAAAGACGTCTAGATGTTAATTTGAGAAAGTATAATTGCACTTGCAAGGCATGGTGAATGACAAATTCTTTATATTGTAGGTTTTAGGAAGGATTGGTACAAACTGCCCAACTAAGGGTTGATGTAATCTCATAGGGATGGGTGGGGGAAGAGTTTGGGATCCATCAATTGCACATTAATTTCGTCCTattgatataaatttatttgcaCCTTGGCctagtaaaattttttaaattggcCCACCAATGGAGGGTATGACAATTTCTCATACTAATCTTATCCTACCTTGccccatttatttttattttaaaattttaattatattaaaaaataaatattttcttaaaaataaataaaattttaattatttgaaaaattattttatgtgtgaaaaaaaagaagagaataaaactatttttatatataattgggtgATGGACTAAGATAAAATACCTTGTAtcatcccaaattaaaaaaaaaaaaaaaaatcaaattcacttctaactcatttattttcatCTCAAATATGTCCTATTAGGGCAaacaactaaattttttttacctaattgtCATCCCTACTTTGGTTCTATTCGTCCCCCAATCAATTACGAGTGTTCTAATACCAAATAGAATTTGTATAATAAAACTGGGTGTGATTATGCTAATGTCCTTCATCTATGTTCAAAACAACCTCCTAGTATATCTCAAACTTAGTGTATTGAATCCTAATTTAATACTAAAAGGGTCATACAattaagggtctccaaaaagcccgcggcccgACCCAGGTCCGGCAGGCCCGAGCCCGTTTTTGGATGGGCCGAGCCATGGGCTCCAATTTAGGCCCGACCCGACGAGCTGGCCTGCCCGTAGGCCCCCCTAAGGCCcgccacttaaaaaaaatatattaatataaaaaaaaaattcaagaaatagaaaatgttacattaataaaaatattcattgctaactattttattcattgaatgtatatgttacatttgaaaatgtgggaaaagtttacattactacaaaataaatacattccaactaggttggcacctacttatttgtcaatcatttgtacttttcaaccacaaaaataaaaataaaaatatgacatacatttagtaaaatattttaatcattatctcttggcggtgatggcgaactatcgcaaatccatgaagatcttgatgattttagtttttccatatcgacaaacatattttcttcttgaatagaatcaaatatccttttatctgctattgCCCAGTCTTTCACACATATATTTGCTTCAATAGAATTCGGCGCTAAGCTGCATCGTTTAtcactaactactcttccacctgcactaaaagcagcttctgatgcaactgtactcacaggaactgttagtacatcacgaACAATGATAGAAAGaacaggatatttgtgttgttgtaatttccaccatattaaaacatcaaaatcttcatcatcttcaaatgaaattaaatcaatattaagaTATCTATTTAAATCAGTTGTGTtgtttggagaactatttgttgtcttctttcgactttttaacatttctaaagctcctttataaaaagatgaagaacttgtagatgtaggtggtaatttaatagaactaatatcatcaccatatttttctttataatagttatataaattatataataatgaatttatttcatttttaatttcttcaatttttatttggtcattaaaataaataattgttaaccattcatccaaagcttcaaatttcaatctagggtctataattaaaccaagataaaaaattaaaggtatttctccccaatattttctaaataaaaaattaaaggtatttctccccaatattttctaaatttttctatcattgcaaatattgcatcattaaacatatccaaatttaaatatttttgaagtacaataaaaatattagttatttgcatgacaactcggtttgaagatggataatatacaccacaaaatttttttgttgaagtatcaaatactttaaaaagatctcttaaaagatctgcaatatgccaatcataatcatttaatacatcaatatctgcttcacaatcattgttaattaattgtatttcatatagttctactacttttctatattttgtaatagtttgtaaaagtttataagtggaattccatctagtgggcatatccaaatttatatatatatatatatattttttttcatatttaacattttgcaacaataaaaaaataattcatgttttgcttgagaactattaagaCCCGCaacaatgcctctaatttttgaTAATGTATCATCAACGTGTTTTAATCcatcttttacaattaaatttaaaaatatgtgtataacaacgcacatgaaatattttatattgatcTTCTTTTATTTGCTAATATCGTTTTAATCTAGATActgctgcatcattattagaagcattatctaatgttattgtaaatattttatcacgaatgccaaaatctataatttcatcatttattaaagatgctatatttttaccattatgtggagcatttattattttaaatgaaataattcttttatttaatttccattcattatcaatataatgagcagttatacataaaaaaccactatgagttaaagatgtccaaatatcaaatgttaaacaaattattccttcaaaatttgcaaaaaaaaatttaaaattttctttttgtgtttcaaaattttttataagaattcttttaactgtatttccagaGCAACCTTGAATTGAAGATTAACAGCTCGTTGCATTGTTCCAGTAAATACATGAGTTTCCATGAAATTGAAAGGTtgttttgctcttattatataaccaatcatttcttcacgacaataagattcatcataagagaatgtttttaaatttccactttcatatttacctaattgcatataatttctaatatctatattatttttagttttacaattttcatgatgcctTTTTAAATGGCTTGTACCTGCATTTGAGCCATCACTAagaagtttgttacaaattttacattttgcttttatttcttttttattatcttctaaatttatt
This DNA window, taken from Vitis riparia cultivar Riparia Gloire de Montpellier isolate 1030 chromosome 13, EGFV_Vit.rip_1.0, whole genome shotgun sequence, encodes the following:
- the LOC117929114 gene encoding probable signal peptidase complex subunit 2; translation: MASNNNNSSNKNPKKANLLDHHSIKHILDEYVSEIVTSRGYVEDVRMSNVRLLMGSIIIIIALVAQFYPKKFPENRDFLIVCILLYILFNGLLQLIIYTKEKNAILFTHPPEGFFNSTGLVVSSKLPRFSDLYTLSIASADPKSKAAKDPVEFTKSVTQWFTTDGILVEGLFWKDVEGLINDYAREPKKNK